One stretch of Nocardioides perillae DNA includes these proteins:
- the nth gene encoding endonuclease III has product MLESESRTALVRRARKVHRVLTETWPEARCELDFDDAFELLVVTVLSAQTTDRRVNAVRPTLFAAYPDAAAMAAADRADLERIVGPLGFFRAKTESLLKLSAALVEHHGGQVPPRLDDLVALPGVGRKTANVVLGNAFGIPGITVDTHFGRLSRRFGWTDETDPVKAEHAVGSLFDKRDWTMLSHRVIWHGRRICHAKKPACGACPVARWCPAYGAGPTDPEVAASLVKTQGPA; this is encoded by the coding sequence GGCCCGAGGCGCGCTGCGAGCTCGACTTCGACGACGCCTTCGAGCTGCTGGTGGTCACCGTGCTCTCCGCGCAGACGACCGACCGCCGCGTCAACGCCGTGCGCCCGACGCTCTTCGCCGCCTACCCCGACGCCGCCGCGATGGCGGCCGCCGACCGCGCCGACCTCGAGCGCATCGTCGGCCCGCTCGGCTTCTTCCGCGCCAAGACCGAGTCGCTGCTCAAGCTCAGCGCCGCCCTGGTCGAGCACCACGGCGGCCAGGTGCCGCCCCGCCTCGACGACCTCGTCGCCCTGCCCGGCGTGGGCCGCAAGACCGCCAACGTCGTGCTCGGCAACGCCTTCGGCATCCCCGGCATCACCGTCGACACCCACTTCGGCCGGCTCTCGCGCCGCTTCGGCTGGACCGACGAGACCGACCCGGTCAAGGCCGAGCACGCGGTCGGCTCCCTCTTCGACAAGCGGGACTGGACGATGCTCAGCCACCGCGTCATCTGGCACGGGCGCCGCATCTGCCACGCCAAGAAGCCGGCGTGCGGTGCCTGTCCGGTCGCGCGCTGGTGCCCGGCGTACGGCGCGGGGCCGACCGACCCGGAGGTCGCAGCGTCGCTGGTCAAGACGCAGGGGCCGGCGTGA